In Candidatus Binatia bacterium, one genomic interval encodes:
- a CDS encoding SDR family oxidoreductase: MPAPPPPYPEGRNLLAGKTVLVTAAAGTGIGFSTAKRALEEGAEAVMISDIHDRRLASAAQALEEVAGGRTVHQKICNVTKEADVQGLIDAAASDLGRIDVLVNNAGMGGTTNLVDMTDDQWNLILDVTLNGTFRMTRAALRYMQPRGAGVIVNNASVLGWRAQAGQAHYAAAKAGVMALTRCAAVEAAEAGVRVNAVAPSLAMHQFLSKVTPEDLLEELVSREAFGRAAETWEVANVIVFLASDYSSYMTGEVVAVSSQHP, encoded by the coding sequence ATGCCCGCCCCGCCCCCACCCTATCCGGAGGGTCGCAACCTTCTCGCGGGCAAGACCGTCCTCGTGACTGCAGCCGCGGGCACCGGGATCGGTTTCTCGACGGCCAAGCGTGCACTCGAAGAAGGCGCCGAAGCGGTGATGATCAGCGACATCCATGACCGTCGGCTGGCTTCCGCCGCCCAAGCGCTCGAGGAAGTCGCAGGCGGCCGAACCGTCCATCAGAAAATCTGCAACGTGACAAAGGAGGCCGACGTCCAGGGATTGATCGACGCGGCCGCGAGCGACCTCGGTCGGATCGACGTCCTGGTGAACAACGCAGGGATGGGCGGCACCACCAACCTCGTCGACATGACAGACGACCAGTGGAACCTGATTCTGGACGTCACGTTGAACGGGACCTTCCGGATGACTCGTGCCGCACTGCGTTACATGCAGCCTCGGGGCGCCGGCGTCATCGTGAACAACGCCTCCGTGCTCGGATGGCGGGCCCAGGCCGGCCAGGCCCACTACGCCGCGGCCAAAGCCGGAGTCATGGCCCTCACCCGCTGTGCCGCCGTCGAAGCGGCCGAGGCCGGGGTGCGGGTCAATGCGGTGGCTCCCAGCCTCGCAATGCACCAGTTCCTCTCCAAGGTGACTCCGGAGGACCTCCTCGAGGAGTTGGTCTCCCGTGAGGCCTTCGGCCGCGCCGCGGAGACCTGGGAAGTGGCCAACGTGATCGTGTTCCTGGCCAGTGACTACTCGTCCTACATGACCGGCGAAGTCGTCGCGGTCTCCAGTCAGCACCCATAG
- a CDS encoding acyl-CoA dehydrogenase family protein, translating into MDLHFSEEDEAFRREFASWLEAELSGSFSVVRGRGGPGDEHSLFEERLAWEKRLGEAGWIGVGWPREYGCRDLPFTQQVIFHEEYAKAGGPGRLSQVSENLLGPTILAFGTDEQKKQFLPGIISGNELWCQGYSEPNAGSDLANVQTKAEFVGDEWVLHGQKVWTSGGEWADWCFVLCRTEPDAATNHKSLSYLLVPMKQPGIEVRPIVQITGTSEFSEVFYDGARTPAVNIVGARGDGWKVAMGTLAFERGASTLGQQSLFANELEEIFEIAQRNGKANDPVMRQRLIDAWMGLKIMRFNAIRTLGNAKSATLNRGAMITKIYWATWHRELGKLAMDVLGPEAEIAAAAPYELKRLQAMYLFARSDTIYAGTNQIQRNIIGERALGLPREPRATPTK; encoded by the coding sequence ATGGACCTGCACTTCAGCGAAGAAGACGAAGCCTTCCGCCGCGAGTTTGCGAGTTGGCTCGAGGCGGAGCTGTCCGGGTCGTTCTCCGTTGTACGCGGACGCGGCGGCCCCGGCGACGAGCACTCTCTTTTCGAAGAGCGGCTCGCCTGGGAAAAGCGACTCGGCGAGGCTGGCTGGATCGGCGTCGGCTGGCCCAGAGAATATGGCTGCCGAGATCTCCCCTTTACCCAGCAGGTCATCTTCCACGAGGAGTACGCGAAAGCCGGCGGTCCCGGCCGCCTGAGTCAGGTCAGCGAGAACCTCCTCGGCCCAACGATCCTCGCGTTCGGAACCGACGAGCAGAAGAAGCAGTTCCTCCCCGGAATCATCTCGGGCAACGAGCTCTGGTGCCAGGGCTACAGCGAGCCTAACGCGGGCTCTGACCTCGCCAACGTCCAGACGAAAGCCGAGTTCGTCGGCGACGAGTGGGTGCTGCACGGACAGAAAGTCTGGACCTCCGGCGGCGAGTGGGCCGATTGGTGCTTCGTCCTGTGCCGGACGGAGCCCGACGCCGCGACGAACCACAAGTCGCTCTCCTACCTTCTCGTGCCCATGAAGCAGCCTGGCATCGAGGTACGACCGATCGTTCAGATCACGGGCACGTCCGAGTTCAGCGAGGTCTTCTACGATGGCGCGCGCACTCCGGCGGTCAACATCGTCGGCGCTCGCGGTGACGGATGGAAAGTCGCGATGGGCACGCTCGCGTTCGAGCGGGGTGCCTCGACGCTCGGACAGCAAAGTCTGTTCGCCAACGAGTTGGAAGAGATCTTCGAGATCGCCCAGCGCAACGGCAAGGCGAACGACCCCGTGATGCGTCAGCGCCTGATCGACGCATGGATGGGTCTCAAGATCATGCGCTTCAACGCCATCCGCACACTGGGCAACGCGAAGAGCGCAACACTCAATCGCGGAGCGATGATCACGAAGATCTACTGGGCAACGTGGCACCGGGAACTCGGAAAGCTCGCGATGGACGTGCTCGGCCCCGAAGCGGAAATCGCCGCCGCCGCGCCGTACGAACTAAAGCGATTGCAGGCCATGTACTTGTTCGCCCGCTCCGACACGATTTACGCGGGAACGAACCAGATCCAACGCAACATCATCGGTGAGCGGGCCCTCGGCCTGCCGCGCGAGCCGCGCGCAACACCAACAAAGTAG
- a CDS encoding carboxymuconolactone decarboxylase family protein → MSESTRERGSRMMKDVCGIDIPVSGRFVEMTVDHLFGTVWGNEDLSVRDRRLIVLGVLGALGDSGNLTLHMQQALQRGDLTAAELQETAVQITHYAGWPRGTAAVQAAGAAIAAANPEGKSE, encoded by the coding sequence ATGAGTGAAAGCACCCGCGAGCGAGGCTCGCGCATGATGAAAGACGTCTGCGGCATCGATATCCCCGTCTCGGGACGATTCGTCGAGATGACCGTGGATCATCTCTTCGGCACCGTTTGGGGCAACGAGGACCTCTCGGTTCGCGACCGCCGCCTGATCGTTCTCGGAGTCCTCGGTGCGCTCGGGGACTCGGGGAATCTCACGCTCCACATGCAGCAGGCGTTGCAGCGGGGAGACCTCACCGCGGCCGAGTTGCAGGAGACCGCGGTGCAGATCACGCATTACGCGGGCTGGCCGCGGGGAACGGCTGCGGTCCAGGCGGCCGGCGCGGCGATCGCAGCGGCAAATCCGGAAGGGAAGTCGGAGTGA
- a CDS encoding NAD(P)-dependent oxidoreductase — MSTRVGVVGVGNMGAAMARAVGRGGFPLTVYDPNAKACEALAAEGAAVASSPREVAAASDLVLIVVLNDDQVRGVLRGDDGILAAAHPGLRVVIHSTIHVETVLEVAATAADAGVPLLDAGVTGSVEGAETGQLATMVGGAPEVLEECRPVLDCYSAIVSRMGDLGAGMRAKVARQVILFLQAAALHEGMRLAEAAGVDLPELGKMVEQANKLNRVQEMLWMRGTAHMADPATDFGKKMIAAGKYTADIAEKDLGAALGLARDLKLDLPLTAIAVTRMKDVFGAR, encoded by the coding sequence GTGAGCACGCGTGTCGGGGTGGTCGGCGTCGGGAACATGGGCGCCGCGATGGCGAGAGCTGTCGGGCGGGGAGGCTTCCCCCTCACCGTGTATGACCCGAACGCCAAGGCGTGTGAGGCTCTCGCCGCAGAGGGTGCGGCCGTCGCGTCCTCGCCCCGAGAGGTAGCGGCCGCCTCGGACCTCGTCCTGATCGTCGTGCTGAACGACGATCAGGTCCGCGGTGTGCTCAGAGGCGACGACGGGATTCTGGCCGCGGCTCATCCCGGTTTGCGGGTGGTGATCCATTCGACGATTCACGTCGAGACGGTACTCGAAGTTGCTGCCACGGCTGCCGACGCCGGTGTGCCCCTCCTCGACGCCGGCGTGACCGGTTCGGTCGAGGGTGCGGAGACGGGTCAACTCGCGACGATGGTCGGTGGCGCGCCCGAGGTGCTCGAAGAGTGTCGTCCGGTCCTCGATTGCTACTCGGCGATCGTGTCGCGCATGGGAGACCTGGGCGCCGGCATGCGGGCGAAGGTCGCACGGCAGGTGATCCTGTTCCTGCAGGCGGCGGCTCTGCACGAGGGCATGCGACTGGCCGAGGCGGCGGGTGTGGATCTGCCGGAGTTGGGGAAGATGGTCGAGCAGGCGAACAAGCTGAACCGCGTTCAGGAGATGTTGTGGATGCGCGGGACGGCTCACATGGCGGACCCGGCGACCGACTTCGGGAAGAAGATGATTGCTGCCGGCAAATATACGGCCGACATTGCCGAGAAGGACCTCGGCGCGGCGTTGGGCCTCGCGAGGGATCTCAAGTTGGATCTCCCCCTCACCGCGATCGCGGTGACGCGGATGAAGGACGTCTTCGGCGCGCGCTGA